A single Arcanobacterium canis DNA region contains:
- the rsmG gene encoding 16S rRNA (guanine(527)-N(7))-methyltransferase RsmG: MRDHQNDNIPVEKDGEVEPAPLHGAEHFGDLQWERLSRFAQLLENEGQLRGLVGPREMNKLWSRHLLNSTAINGFIEDSMSVADVGSGAGFPGLVLAITRPSVNVSLIEAMERRTDWLQYVVDDLELNNVEVIRGRAEDLDGFSADIVTARAVAALKKLIPWTMPLVRDGGRVVALKGGRAEVEINEADKQLRKYGAEWVDVHDVDVWGTFEGTRIVEIKKVKHSKRR; the protein is encoded by the coding sequence ATGCGCGATCATCAGAATGACAATATTCCAGTAGAAAAAGATGGTGAAGTTGAGCCTGCTCCCTTACATGGCGCTGAACATTTTGGTGATCTGCAATGGGAGCGACTCTCCCGCTTCGCTCAATTGCTCGAGAATGAGGGGCAATTACGAGGTCTTGTCGGGCCACGTGAAATGAATAAACTCTGGTCACGTCACCTTCTCAATTCAACAGCAATCAATGGATTTATTGAAGATTCAATGTCTGTAGCAGATGTTGGTTCGGGTGCCGGTTTCCCGGGGCTTGTCCTCGCGATTACTCGTCCCAGTGTTAACGTGTCACTCATTGAAGCAATGGAGCGCAGAACTGACTGGCTTCAGTATGTCGTTGATGATCTCGAATTAAACAATGTTGAAGTGATCCGTGGCCGTGCAGAGGACCTTGATGGTTTTTCCGCAGATATTGTGACAGCACGTGCCGTTGCTGCCTTGAAGAAACTGATCCCGTGGACCATGCCTTTGGTTCGTGATGGCGGTCGTGTAGTCGCGCTGAAAGGTGGACGAGCTGAAGTCGAAATTAACGAAGCTGATAAGCAGCTACGCAAGTATGGTGCCGAATGGGTAGATGTTCACGACGTTGATGTGTGGGGCACCTTTGAAGGAACTCGAATCGTCGAGATCAAGAAAGTAAAACACAGCAAGCGTCGATGA
- a CDS encoding helix-turn-helix domain-containing protein yields MKYIVTVQINDAIDVNSALAHVAQFSGIVRENKDGLQVIFTVEGSSINKAFHRARDVCAQIGTLYSILIVQESSADELLGVDDIPPLVSASQAAEILGVSTQAINKRLKSGTLPGLKVGSTWVIPLRSVKPV; encoded by the coding sequence ATGAAATATATTGTCACTGTTCAAATCAACGATGCGATTGATGTGAATTCTGCTCTGGCACACGTAGCTCAGTTTTCTGGAATAGTGCGCGAGAACAAAGATGGTCTTCAAGTGATTTTCACTGTGGAAGGTTCTTCAATTAATAAAGCTTTTCATCGGGCTCGTGATGTTTGCGCTCAAATCGGAACCCTTTACTCAATTTTGATCGTGCAAGAATCCTCTGCTGACGAGCTATTAGGAGTCGATGACATTCCACCCCTTGTCTCCGCTAGCCAAGCAGCTGAGATTCTTGGTGTATCGACGCAAGCGATTAACAAGCGCCTTAAATCTGGTACCCTTCCTGGACTGAAGGTAGGGAGTACGTGGGTGATTCCGCTTCGCAGTGTGAAGCCGGTGTAG
- a CDS encoding Jag family protein produces the protein MSENTELKKTLAEEGDLAADYLEELLDIADLDGDLEISVEADRAAVAIVSDDEKDRRLKRLIGREGHVLDALQELTRLAVQQETGERSRLMLDILGYRADHRKKIAKIAADAVAEVLDSGQEVSLRPMNPFERKVVHDVAADAGLVSDSYGQGADRHVVISPSTDDSADSSESAESSVSSASAESADYPESADSDE, from the coding sequence ATGTCAGAAAATACTGAACTGAAGAAGACCCTTGCTGAAGAGGGCGATCTCGCTGCGGATTACCTTGAGGAACTTCTCGATATTGCTGATCTTGACGGTGACCTCGAGATTTCTGTTGAGGCAGACCGCGCTGCTGTTGCTATCGTGTCCGACGATGAGAAGGATCGTCGTCTGAAGCGTCTGATCGGCCGTGAGGGGCACGTTCTTGATGCTCTCCAGGAGTTGACGCGCCTTGCTGTCCAGCAGGAGACAGGTGAGCGTTCTCGACTCATGCTCGATATCCTCGGCTACCGCGCAGACCATCGTAAGAAGATCGCTAAGATCGCTGCTGACGCCGTGGCAGAGGTTCTCGATTCTGGTCAAGAGGTATCGCTTCGTCCGATGAACCCATTCGAGCGCAAGGTTGTACATGACGTGGCCGCTGATGCGGGTCTCGTTTCTGATTCGTACGGTCAGGGCGCTGATCGCCACGTAGTGATCTCTCCCTCGACGGATGACAGTGCTGATTCCAGTGAGTCGGCTGAATCCTCGGTATCGAGTGCATCCGCAGAGTCAGCTGACTACCCTGAATCGGCTGATAGTGATGAGTAA